From Hyla sarda isolate aHylSar1 chromosome 5, aHylSar1.hap1, whole genome shotgun sequence, a single genomic window includes:
- the LOC130274527 gene encoding uncharacterized protein LOC130274527: MTHRVHSTLYVELWQHSDKFASHVRMSVSTFHDLLAHINEGIRRQDTHLRRSISPEERLIVTLKFLASGESFSSLHFQFCQGISTISGIVRTTCDALWDCLLEEFLPQPSPELWLQIAEKFHEVTQFPNCVGAIDGKYIRIQKPAHPGSEYFNYKKFYSTILIAFADAQYRLIAVDIGSYGRNNDSRVFKNSVMGRRIYSGEMGLPEPRAFPGTDGPPMPFVFIGDEAFQMCGNLLKPYSSRGLDQRKRIFNYRLSHARCYVECAFGIFVGKWRIFTRPIQLHPDVVDQVVKAAVVLHNFILTKEPSPSDPEEVESALPGLQQTSRRATQAIMCLREDFSQYFLTEAGMVSWQDRML, encoded by the exons ATGACCCACAGGGTTCACAGCACTTTGTATGTGGAGCTGTGGCAGCACTCCGACAAGTTTGCAAGCCACGTACGGATGTCTGTATCAACATTCCATGACCTTCTAGCACACATCAATGAAGGGATACGTCGGCAAGACACCCACCTGAGAAGGAGCATCTCCCCAGAGGAACGCCTAATCGTAACCCTCaa GTTCCTGGCATCTGGTGAGAGTTTTTCGTCGCTCCACTTCCAGTTTTGCCAGGGAATTTCCACCATTTCTGGGATTGTCCGGACCACCTGCGATGCCCTGTGGGATTGCCTTCTAGAAGAATTTCTCCCACAACCTTCTCCAGAACTTTGGCTTCAAATTGCAGAGAAGTTCCACGAAGTAACACAGTTTCCAAACTGTGTAGGTGCAATCGATGGGAAGTATATCAGGATCCAGAAGCCAGCGCACCCAGGGTCCGAGTACTTCAACTACAAGAAGTTCTACTCCACTATACTTATTGCCTTTGCGGATGCGCAGTACAGATTAATCGCAGTGGACATTGGGTCATATGGAAGAAACAATGACTCGCGTGTGTTCAAGAACTCTGTCATGGGGAGGAGGATCTACTCTGGTGAGATGGGACTTCCTGAACCAAGGGCCTTTCCTGGGACCGATGGACCGCCAATGCCTTTTGTTTTTATTGGTGATGAGGCTTTCCAGATGTGTGGCAACTTGCTGAAGCCCTACTCCAGCCGAGGACTAGACCAACGCAAGCGGATCTTCAATTACAGACTGTCACATGCAAGATGCTATGTGGAGTGTGCCTTTGGAATTTTTGTTGGCAAATGGCGGATATTCACACGGCCAATCCAATTGCACCCAGACGTGGTAGATCAGGTTGTTAAGGCAGCTGTTGTTCTACACAACTTCATCCTAACCAAGGAGCCTTCCCCCAGTGATCCAGAAGAAGTTGAATCAGCTCTGCCTGGACTACAGCAGACATCCAGAAGAGCTACCCAGGCCATCATGTGTCTCAGAGAAGATTTTTCACAGTATTTCCTGACAGAAGCTGGCATGGTGTCTTGGCAGGATCGTATGTTGTGA
- the LOC130274528 gene encoding uncharacterized protein LOC130274528: MERKNAKEIVKSKHVEKKKKIPDDTSSEDDSESGSKTSSSSSHHHIPKKHKTSRRSRSSMKKHEKVPAQEISDQESDESVPQVSAPQDSQDRPSKEPEPVYIVTIFAFCCTSFKTYIIIFFLYSVLRLSSRPQEADPVFVAEDVVAVALGLVWLMKGRAALWDKYDQNHAKREYCRALWMEVYTWEDLSTHEQWIGGDRIKNHWHSIRDPHMRDLREEEQRPSGTGASHKTPYVHRPLLGFLQKCHEMRKTQSSVNMAPLPPPGPSSPPSQPLPGPSPDTADQGQDSK; the protein is encoded by the exons atGGAACG aaaaaatgccaaagaaatTGTCAAATCGAAACacgttgaaaaaaagaaaaaaattcctgaTGACACCTCCTCAGAAGACGATTCTGAATCTGGTAGCAAGACGTCCTCAAGCTCCAGT catcATCATATTCCTAAAAAACATAAAACGTCAAGGAGGTCGAGGTCATCTATGAAAAAG CATGAAAAAGTTCCTGCACAGGAGATTTCTGACCAGGAATCCGATGAGAGTGTTCCTCAAGTGTCGGCCCCCCAGGACTCCCAGGATAGGCCTTCCAAAGAGCCCGAACCAGTATATATAGTAacaatttttgcattttgttgTACGTCTTTTAAaacatatattataattttttttttatatagcgttCTGCGCCTCAGCTCACGCCCACAAGAGGCAGACCCAGTATTCGTGGCAGAGGACGTGGTAGC GGTGGCACTCGGCCTGGTCTGGCTGATGAAGGGCAGGGCTGCTCTTTGGGATAAGTACGACCAGAATCACGCCAAGCGTGAGTACTGCCGGGCTCTTTGGATGGAGGTATACACCTGGGAGGACCTGTCCACACATGAGCAATGGATTggcg GTGATAGAATAAAAAATCACTGGCACTCCATCAGGGACCCGCACATGAGGGACTTAAGGGAGGAGGAACAAAGGCCCAGTGGAACTGGGGCCTCCCACAAAACACCATATGTCCACCGCCCACTCCTCGGATTCCTGCAAAAATGCCATGAAATGCGGAA AACACAATCCAGTGTCAACATGGCTCCATTGCCACCACCTGGACCCTCCTCACCCCCCTCCCAACCCCTCCCTGGCCCATCCCCTGACACTGCTGATCAGGGGCAAGACAGCAAGTGA